The Actinotalea sp. JY-7876 sequence TGCGGCCCGTGCCGCCAGGTCGCCCCGATCCTCGAGGAGCTGTCCGAGACCTACGCGGGCCGCGTCAAGATCGCGAAGATCAACTCGGATGAGAACCCGCAGGTCACGGCGGCCTACGGCATCACGTCCATCCCGACGCTGAACATCTACACGGGCGGCGAGCTCGTCAAGCAGGTCGTCGGCGCGCGTCCCAAGCCGGCGCTCGTCACCGAGATCGAGTCGGTCCTGGCGGGCGCCTCGCGCTGACGCCGTCTGCTCC is a genomic window containing:
- the trxA gene encoding thioredoxin, translating into MSTVPVTDATFKTEVLESEIPVVLDFWAPWCGPCRQVAPILEELSETYAGRVKIAKINSDENPQVTAAYGITSIPTLNIYTGGELVKQVVGARPKPALVTEIESVLAGASR